One genomic region from Octopus sinensis linkage group LG13, ASM634580v1, whole genome shotgun sequence encodes:
- the LOC115218563 gene encoding mucin-5AC, producing the protein MKSCGIGKYVTNTIKSNNIDFQNIKDLHNPMKFRIKQRHSLLNLKIAVWDYADVDVFQRVDYMSSYIKVERHFAWKIINLKGRVSSMFLQLKMYCNQNYYGSTCKTYCIPTNSEKGHYKCDKNTGRKKCYTGWTGENCHVNQDDCSSSRCHSSATCIDGVNYYTCLCPPERTGTTCDILLYKTTARLIQTASTYQTKSTSVSHDEDSQKSVSHVTTATTTSRHLSEASTFTSDSTLKVKLNVTAAKTSRSPPVTKEFHTDTTSDTTIPSKATDTRLPDYYVSEDVTELTEISRTNISTTRVLDKTITARENETDFNVSSVQPTTTSLFLTTSITQEEYSTHIPANTTISFTPIKDSTDSVTTGETVRSDSTSQTIQQTRLGTEGDATKVTEKTSFGINETETENVTLVFDYKISTSDHLATNISSVAPVESDITSSTLSTVANVSGYYVSEDITTSTEINRTDISSQTSEATMSHSSQRQPTDRFLFTEDFIDQFNTTTEKGPSKSENITDFSREYTTDKLNQTVESSTTLQTRTISKDDEIFYTDTKTVEAISIASESSRDTSSVPAIPQSSKTFSSIQEGKTIYPATEPTSTRIETPDSWVENVTIQTSKEASTDFTKLLETQSVDSLRNYTGYSATDYDTSKMSTEEGKELKTEVLFTIDVANTSIESSSELTRFVPFLDNVTSAFQGKTSSKEGGEETMTSSVITTGVNETYFSVSPTQSTSTSSLFPETAETKEEYSTHTAPNGTVSFTPIKDFTDSVTRQTSHETEDNATKLMEKTSFGINETEIENVTLVFGYKISTSDHLTTNISSVAPVESDITSSILSTDAKVSDYHVSEDITTSTEINRTDISSQTPEATMSHSSPRQPTDHFLFTEDFIDQFNTTTEKGPSKSENITDFSREYTTDKLNQTVESSTTLQTSTISKDDEIFYTDTKTVEAISLPSESSRDTSSVPAITQSSNTFSSIQEGKTIYPATEPTSTRIETPDSWVENVTIQTSQETSTDFTKLLETQSVSSVSNYTGYSATDYNTSKMSTEEGKELRTEVLFTTESTNISTHSSLEVSRFVPYLDNITETVTSSVTIVGENETDTNVSSVQPTTTSLFLTTNITQDEYSTHIPANTTISFTPIKDSTDSVTTGETVRSDSTSQIIQHTRLGTEGDVTKLMEKTSFGINETETENVTLVFGYKISTSDHLTTNISSVAPVESDITSSTLSTDAKVSGYYVSEDITTSTEINRTDISSQTPEATMSHSSPRQPTDHFLFTEDFIDQFNTTTEKGPSKSENITDFSREYTTDKLNQTVESSTTLQTSTISKDDEIFYTDTKTVEAISLPSESSRDTSSVPAITQSSNTFSSIQEGKTIYPATEPTSTRIETPDSWVENVTIQTSQETSTDFTKLLETQSVSSVSNYTGYSATDYNTSKMSTEEGKELRTEVLFTTESTNISTQSSLEVSRFVPYLDNITETVTSSVTIVGENETDTNVSSVQPTTTTSLFLTTNITQDEYSTHIPANTTISFTPIKDSTDSVTTGETVRSDSTSQNIQHTRLGTEGDVTKLMEKTSFGINETETENVTLVFGYKISTSDHLTTNISSVAPVESDITSSTLSTDAKVSGYYVSEDITTSTEINRTDISSQTPEATMSHSSQRQPTDHFLFTEDFIDQFNTTTEKGPSKSENITDFSREYTTDKLSYTTESSASSSSKANITDEVSRTAEFIDKSNIYNLTESIISNTNATIYSSDHITTTLMSKIINITTYRPKSIEADSDFRTTQFAIHDTTPSVTLANQYISSAGTISIQNATAKIGPIASDRTRATSLSYNQSSKKLVATDIASSISWLSKSMTAIIPPKHKYTFFITKMIVNWVQRRLRLFFNFNWLSVHQFKSTCIVLVIKPATVRKAAAQQPNPNSGSVGHKQLETLKLKVCRPAKQLPTTTSTTLTTTKSSLTTFKYENKTHVDKKIIHPGNSATTFKVVSTAKPYYHYGKNVIVKIYRKNQRIFQRTLTRLSNLWRGVNQITNRLYQPATNRKQGIRRLWNNAWLGAQKAYKKSQLLLRKTYTRVVLRFSSMFDQAKSTTATNFRQYYNSYRNYYNSYITQVQNTAQYFKNNYDYYTKNLRNYWNRYVT; encoded by the exons TCACTATTGAATTTGAAGATAGCGGTTTGGGATTATGCTGACGTGGATGTCTTCCAAAGAGTAGATTATATGTCGTCCTATATTAAAGTAGAGAGACACTTTGCATGGAAAATCATAAACCTCAAAGGAAGAGTAAGCAG taTGTTTCTTCAGCTAAAGATGTATTGCAATCAGAACTATTATGGAAGCACTTGTAAAACATATTGTATTCCGACAAATTCTGAGAAGGGCCATTATAAATGTGACAAAAATACCGGCCGCAAAAAATGCTATACTG gTTGGACAGGAGAGAATTGTCACGTGAATCAAGATGATTGCTCGAGCAGTAGATGTCACAGTTCTGCTACTTGCATAGATGGTGTTAATTATTATACATGTTTATGTCCACCAGAACGAACAG GAACAACTTGTGACATATTGCTATATAAAACCACCGCAAGACTTATCCAAACAGCGAGCACATATCAGACGAAGTCGACAAGTGTCTCTCACGATGAAGACTCTCAGAAAAGCGTATCACATGTCACAACAGCTACGACAACATCTCGACATCTTTCTGAAGCAAGTACATTCACGTCAGATTCTACACTGAAAGTAAAATTAAATGTTACAGCCGCGAAGACATCAAGATCTCCACCAGTCACAAAAGAATTTCACACAGATACAACCTCTGACACAACAATCCCATCAAAGGCTACAGACACAAGACTTCCAGACTATTATGTATCTGAGGATGTTACTGAATTGACTGAAATTAGCAGAACAAATATATCTACAACCCGTGTTTTAGACAAAACTATTACTGCTAGGGAAAACGAAACAGATTTCAATGTGTCGTCTGTTCAACCAACGAcaacatctctctttctcacaactAGTATAACACAAGAAGAATACTCTACTCATATACCGGCAAATACTACAATATCATTTACACCAATTAAAGATAGTACTGACAGTGTAACAACAGGTGAAACAGTAAGATCAGACTCAACGTCACAGACTATACAACAGACTCGTCTTGGAACAGAAGGCGATGCGACCAAAGTAACGGAGAAGACCTCATTCGGAATCaatgaaacagaaacagaaaatgtaacattAGTGTTCGATTACAAAATTTCGACATCTGACCATTTAGCAACCAATATTAGCAGCGTTGCACCAGTAGAATCAGATATCACTTCATCAACTCTGTCTACTGTCGCAAACGTTTCAGGTTATTATGTATCTGAAGATATAACTACATCGACTGAGATTAACCGAACAGATATATCTTCCCAAACATCAGAAGCAACAATGTCACATTCATCACAGAGACAGCCGACAGATCGTTTTCTATTTACTGAAGATTTCATCGATCAGTTCAATACAACAACAGAAAAAGGCCCGTCGAAATCAGAGAATATCACAGATTTCTCTAGAGAGTACACCACGGATAAATTAAACCAAACCGTTGAAAGTTCTACTACATTACAGACCAGGACAATAAGCAAAGACGACGAAATATTCTATACTGATACGAAAACAGTCGAAGCAATCTCAATAGCATCTGAATCGTCTCGTGATACCAGTTCCGTTCCAGCCATTCCGCAATCTTCAAAAACTTTTTCTTCGATTCAGGAGGGGAAAACTATATATCCTGCTACAGAACCAACGAGCACTCGTATTGAAACACCAGACAGTTGGGTTGAAAACGTTACAATTCAGACATCTAAAGAAGCCAGCACAGATTTCACTAAACTATTGGAAACACAATCTGTAGATAGCTTGAGAAATTACACTGGATACAGTGCAACAGACTACGACACGAGTAAAATGTCaacagaggaaggaaaagaaCTTAAAACCGAAGTTTTATTTACTATAGATGTAGCAAACACCTCGATTGAATCTTCATCTGAGCTAACTCGGTTCGTACCTTTCCTTGATAATGTTACATCGGCTTTTCAGGGTAAAACATCAAGCAAAGAAGGTGGCGAAGAAACTATGACCAGTAGCGTAATTACTACAGGAGTAAATGAAACATATTTTAGTGTGTCACCAACTCAATCAACATCCACATCTTCTCTCTTTCCTGAAACTGCTGAAACAAAGGAAGAATACTCTACACATACAGCTCCGAATGGCACGGTGTCATTCACTCCTATTAAAGATTTTACTGATAGTGTAACACGACAGACTAGTCATGAAACAGAAGACAATGCGACCAAATTAATGGAGAAGACTTCATTCGGAATCAATGAAACAGAAATAGAGAATGTAACATTAGTGTTCGGTTACAAAATTTCGACATCTGATCATTTAACAACCAATATAAGCAGCGTTGCACCAGTAGAATCAGATATCACTTCATCAATTCTGTCTACTGACGCAAAAGTTTCAGATTACCATGTATCTGAAGATATAACTACATCGACTGAGATTAACCGAACAGATATATCTTCCCAAACACCAGAAGCAACAATGTCACATTCATCACCGAGGCAGCCGACAGATCATTTTCTATTTACTGAAGATTTCATCGATCAATTCAATACAACAACAGAAAAAGGCCCGTCGAAATCAGAGAATATCACAGATTTCTCTAGAGAGTACACGACTGATAAATTAAACCAAACCGTTGAAAGTTCTACTACATTACAGACCAGCACAATAAGCAAAGACGACGAAATATTCTATACTGATACGAAAACAGTCGAAGCAATCTCATTACCATCTGAATCGTCTCGTGATACCAGTTCCGTTCCAGCCATTACACAGTCTTCAAACACTTTTTCTTCGATTCAGGAGGGGAAAACTATATATCCTGCTACAGAACCAACGAGCACTCGTATTGAAACGCCAGACAGTTGGGTTGAAAACGTTACAATTCAGACATCTCAAGAAACCAGCACAGATTTCACTAAACTATTGGAAACACAATCTGTAAGTAGCGTGAGCAATTACACTGGATACAGTGCAACTGACTACAATACAAGTAAAATGTCaacagaggaaggaaaagaaCTTAGAACCGAAGTTTTATTTACAACGGAATCAACAAACATATCGACTCATTCATCATTAGAGGTAAGTCGGTTCGTACCTTACCTTGACAATATTACAGAAACTGTAACCAGCAGTGTTACTATTGTTGGAGAAAACGAAACAGATACCAATGTATCGTCTGTTCAACCAACAAcaacctctctctttcttacaacTAATATAACACAAGACGAATACTCTACACATATACCGGCAAATACTACAATATCATTTACACCAATTAAAGATAGTACTGACAGTGTAACAACAGGTGAAACGGTAAGATCAGACTCAACATCACAGATTATACAACACACTCGTCTTGGAACAGAAGGCGATGTAACCAAATTAATGGAGAAGACCTCATTCGGAATCaatgaaacagaaacagaaaatgtaacattAGTGTTCGGTTACAAAATTTCAACATCTGATCATTTAACAACCAATATTAGCAGTGTTGCACCAGTAGAATCAGATATCACTTCATCAACTCTGTCTACTGACGCAAAAGTTTCAGGTTATTATGTATCTGAAGATATAACTACATCGACTGAGATTAACCGAACAGATATATCTTCCCAAACACCAGAAGCAACAATGTCACATTCATCACCGAGGCAGCCGACAGATCATTTTCTATTTACTGAAGATTTCATCGATCAATTCAATACAACAACAGAAAAAGGCCCGTCGAAATCAGAGAATATCACAGATTTCTCTAGAGAGTACACGACTGATAAATTAAACCAAACCGTTGAAAGTTCTACTACATTACAGACCAGCACAATAAGCAAAGACGACGAAATATTCTATACTGATACGAAAACAGTCGAAGCAATCTCATTACCATCTGAATCGTCTCGTGATACCAGTTCCGTTCCAGCCATTACACAGTCTTCAAACACTTTTTCTTCGATTCAGGAGGGGAAAACTATATATCCTGCTACAGAACCAACGAGCACTCGTATTGAAACGCCAGACAGTTGGGTTGAAAACGTTACAATTCAGACATCTCAAGAAACCAGCACAGATTTCACTAAACTATTGGAAACACAATCTGTAAGTAGCGTGAGCAATTACACTGGATACAGTGCAACTGACTACAATACAAGTAAAATGTCaacagaggaaggaaaagaaCTTAGAACCGAAGTTTTATTTACAACGGAATCAACAAACATATCGACTCAATCATCATTAGAGGTAAGTCGGTTCGTACCTTACCTTGACAATATTACAGAAACTGTAACCAGCAGTGTTACTATTGTTGGAGAAAACGAAACAGATACCAATGTATCGTCTgttcaaccaacaacaacaacctctctctttcttacaacTAATATAACACAAGACGAATACTCTACACATATACCGGCAAATACTACAATATCATTTACACCAATTAAAGATAGTACTGACAGTGTAACAACAGGTGAAACGGTAAGATCAGACTCAACATCACAGAATATACAACACACTCGTCTTGGAACAGAAGGCGATGTAACCAAATTAATGGAGAAGACCTCATTCGGAATCaatgaaacagaaacagaaaatgtaacattAGTGTTCGGTTACAAAATTTCAACATCTGATCATTTAACAACCAATATTAGCAGTGTTGCACCAGTAGAATCAGATATCACTTCATCAACTCTGTCTACTGACGCAAAAGTTTCAGGTTATTATGTATCTGAAGATATAACTACATCGACTGAGATTAACCGAACAGATATATCTTCCCAAACACCAGAAGCAACAATGTCACATTCATCACAGAGGCAGCCGACAGATCATTTTCTATTTACTGAAGATTTCATCGATCAATTCAATACAACAACAGAAAAAGGCCCGTCGAAATCAGAGAATATCACAGATTTCTCTAGAGAGTACACGACTGATAAATTAAGCTATACAACCGAAAGTAGTGCTTCATCCAGTTCTAAAGCAAATATAACCGATGAAGTCTCCAGGACTGCAGAGTTTATTGATAAGAgcaatatttataacttaactgAATCAATAATCAGTAATACCAATGCTACTATATATAGTTCAGATCATATTACCACAACACTAATGTCGAAGATTATTAATATTACAACTTACAGACCGAAAAGTATAGAAGCTGATTCTGATTTCCGCACAACCCAATTCGCTATTCACGATACAACGCCTAGCGTGACTTTGGCTAACCAATATATCTCCAGTGCAGGAACGATTTCTATTCAAAATGCCACAGCAAAAATAGGTCCCATTGCTTCTGACAGAACAAGGGCCACATCATTGTCCTACA ATCAGTCATCTAAAAAGTTAGTGGCGACAGATATTGCTTCTTCCATATCTTGGTTGTCGAAGTCTATGACTGCAATAATTCCACCCAAGCACAAGTATACATTCTTCATCACGAAGATGATTGTTAATTGGGTACAACGAAGATTAAGActgtttttcaattttaattggtTAAGTGTTCACCAGTTTAAATCCACGTGCATTGTATTGGTTATAAAACCTGCGACTGTTAGGAAAGCCGCTGCGCAGCAACCAAATCCAAATTCCGGTTCTGTTGGCCATAAGCAACTGGAAACATTAAAACTTAAGGTATGTCGACCAGCGAAGCAGTTACCAACAACCACATCCACCACATTAACTACAACAAAAAGTTCCTTAACCACTTTCAAGTACGAAAACAAAACACATGTGGATAAGAAGATTATACACCCTGGAAATTCCGCGACAACCTTCAAAGTCGTGTCTACGGCAAAACCCTATTATCATTACGGAAAGAATGTTATCGTGAAAATTTATCGAAAGAACCAGCGCATATTTCAGAGAACTTTGACTAGGCTTTCTAACTTGTGGAGGGGAGTAAATCAAATAACAAATAGATTGTACCAACCTGCAACAAACAGAAAACAAGGCATACGTAGGTTGTGGAACAATGCTTGGTTAGGAGCGCAAAAAGCTTACAAAAAGTCCCAATTGCTTCTTAGAAAAACTTACACGAGAGTGGTACTTAGATTTTCCTCAATGTTTGATCAAGCAAAGTCTACAACAGCAACTAATTTCCGTCAATATTATAACTCATACCGCAATTATTATAATAGTTATATCACGCAGGTACAAAATACAGCACAATATTTCAAGAATAATTACGATTATTACACTAAAAATCTACGAAACTATTGGAACCGATATGTCACATAG